A DNA window from Hordeum vulgare subsp. vulgare chromosome 1H, MorexV3_pseudomolecules_assembly, whole genome shotgun sequence contains the following coding sequences:
- the LOC123411764 gene encoding uncharacterized protein LOC123411764 isoform X1, whose translation MSAASGAACRVCGGGSEDCSCLLQRGRGVAAARCGVADLNRGFPGMFGQAAEEPAAVDVVSGGGGAAAVGLQEFQFFGQEDHESVAWLFNDHAPIGGEDRLQHRSAVTEQLQRRQSFDAYAEYQPGHGLTFDVPVPVPLSRDVVDTAILGLGGGNPVTSAATIVSDALLRERNVDVHGSRGQLGRRPKRRHCGGAGQQWRVLCWPERRRRRRRRRTGTNGAAGGEADAVQREAEEAAVREADPVRVPQGLRRDAAARQGTVRQGARRRRGRCTVAAAAADASRWLRAQPARPRVVPLVASRHVLHAHAT comes from the exons ATGTCGGCGGCGTCGGGCGCCGCGTGCCGCGTGTGTGGCGGGGGCTCTGAGGACTGCTCCTGCCTGCTGCAGCGCGGGAGAGGGGTTGCAGCGGCGCGGTGCGGGGTGGCCGACCTGAACCGGGGCTTCCCCGGGATGTTCGGCCAGGCGGCGGAGGAGCCGGCGGCCGTCGACGTCGTcagcggaggcggcggcgcggcggcggtggggctgcAGGAGTTCCAGTTCTTCGGGCAGGAAGACCACGAGAGCGTGGCCTGGCTGTTCAACGACCACGCACCCATCGGCGGCGAGGACCGCCTGCAGCACCGCTCGGCGGTCACCGAGCAACTGCAGCGTCGCCAGTCGTTCGACGCGTACGCCGAGTACCAGCCCGGACACGGCCTCACGTTCGACGTGCCGGTGCCGGTGCCGCTGAGCCGAGATGTCGTGGACACGGCCATTCTGGGGCTCGGCGGCGGCAACCCGGTCACGTCCGCCGCCACAATCGTGAGTG ATGCCTTATTGCGGGAGAGAAACGTTGACGTTCACGGAAGCCGCGGCCAGCTCGGTCGTCGACCCAAACGACGACACTGCGGCGGGGCTGGCCAACAGTGGCGCGTACTCTGCTGgcccgagcggcggcggcggcgtcgtcgGCGACGTACCGGCACCAACGGAGCTGCGGGAGGCGAAGCTGATGCGGTACAAAGAGAAGCGGAAGAGGCGGCGGTACGAGAAGCAGATCCGGTACGCGTCCCGCAAGGCCTACGCCGAGATGCGGCCGCGCGTCAAGGGACGGTTCGCCAAGGTGCCCGACGGCGGCGAGGGCGCTGCACCGTCGCCGCCGCAGCAGCCGACGCAAGCCGCTGGCTACGAGCCCAGCCGGCTCGACCTCGGGTGGTTCCGCTCGTAGCAAGCAGACATGTATTACACGCGCACGCTACGTAG
- the LOC123411764 gene encoding transcription factor GHD7-like isoform X2, with amino-acid sequence MSAASGAACRVCGGGSEDCSCLLQRGRGVAAARCGVADLNRGFPGMFGQAAEEPAAVDVVSGGGGAAAVGLQEFQFFGQEDHESVAWLFNDHAPIGGEDRLQHRSAVTEQLQRRQSFDAYAEYQPGHGLTFDVPVPVPLSRDVVDTAILGLGGGNPVTSAATIMPYCGRETLTFTEAAASSVVDPNDDTAAGLANSGAYSAGPSGGGGVVGDVPAPTELREAKLMRYKEKRKRRRYEKQIRYASRKAYAEMRPRVKGRFAKVPDGGEGAAPSPPQQPTQAAGYEPSRLDLGWFRS; translated from the exons ATGTCGGCGGCGTCGGGCGCCGCGTGCCGCGTGTGTGGCGGGGGCTCTGAGGACTGCTCCTGCCTGCTGCAGCGCGGGAGAGGGGTTGCAGCGGCGCGGTGCGGGGTGGCCGACCTGAACCGGGGCTTCCCCGGGATGTTCGGCCAGGCGGCGGAGGAGCCGGCGGCCGTCGACGTCGTcagcggaggcggcggcgcggcggcggtggggctgcAGGAGTTCCAGTTCTTCGGGCAGGAAGACCACGAGAGCGTGGCCTGGCTGTTCAACGACCACGCACCCATCGGCGGCGAGGACCGCCTGCAGCACCGCTCGGCGGTCACCGAGCAACTGCAGCGTCGCCAGTCGTTCGACGCGTACGCCGAGTACCAGCCCGGACACGGCCTCACGTTCGACGTGCCGGTGCCGGTGCCGCTGAGCCGAGATGTCGTGGACACGGCCATTCTGGGGCTCGGCGGCGGCAACCCGGTCACGTCCGCCGCCACAATC ATGCCTTATTGCGGGAGAGAAACGTTGACGTTCACGGAAGCCGCGGCCAGCTCGGTCGTCGACCCAAACGACGACACTGCGGCGGGGCTGGCCAACAGTGGCGCGTACTCTGCTGgcccgagcggcggcggcggcgtcgtcgGCGACGTACCGGCACCAACGGAGCTGCGGGAGGCGAAGCTGATGCGGTACAAAGAGAAGCGGAAGAGGCGGCGGTACGAGAAGCAGATCCGGTACGCGTCCCGCAAGGCCTACGCCGAGATGCGGCCGCGCGTCAAGGGACGGTTCGCCAAGGTGCCCGACGGCGGCGAGGGCGCTGCACCGTCGCCGCCGCAGCAGCCGACGCAAGCCGCTGGCTACGAGCCCAGCCGGCTCGACCTCGGGTGGTTCCGCTCGTAG